From bacterium:
CTCGCTGCGGCCGAGAATGCGCTCAGCCTCGTCGTCTTTCAGGGGAGTGGGTTCGTTCTTGCTGCCGACAAAATTGGTCACACCCGGGGTGTTGAGAATCAGGTGGCGGGTCTCCTTGTCGATCATCATGTGCACCAGCATATAGCCGGGAAAGATGATCTTGGTCCGCACCTTCTTCTTCCCCTCGCGCATTTCGGTCACCTCTTCGGAGGGAACAAGAATCTTGTCGATCTTTTCATAGAGGTTGGAATGCTTGATCTCGTTCTCCAGATAGGCCTTGATCTTGTTCTCATGGCCCGAGAGGACGTGAATCGCATACCATCTGAGTTCTTCTTGTTCCAAAGCCCTTATCCTTAATGGCCCCAACCAGGGCGCCAAAATGTTCTCTTCTGCTAATACAGCAACTTGATGAGGGTAGACAACCCGTGATCGATCAAAAAGATAAAGACCGCAAAAAAGAGCGATACGAAAATGACCACCAGGGTTTGGCCTTTCAGCTGATCCCGGTTCGGCCAGCTGACTTTCGACATCTCCGCGCGCACATCGCGGACAAAATTGGCGATTTTCTGAAACATTGTATCGTCTCTGTGTAAGTAGGTGCCAGGGGCATTTCAGGGGGCGACCTGTTCCGGTCGCCCC
This genomic window contains:
- the secE gene encoding preprotein translocase subunit SecE, which produces MFQKIANFVRDVRAEMSKVSWPNRDQLKGQTLVVIFVSLFFAVFIFLIDHGLSTLIKLLY
- the nusG gene encoding transcription termination/antitermination protein NusG, which encodes MEQEELRWYAIHVLSGHENKIKAYLENEIKHSNLYEKIDKILVPSEEVTEMREGKKKVRTKIIFPGYMLVHMMIDKETRHLILNTPGVTNFVGSKNEPTPLKDDEAERILGRSEGTVKDRSRIPFHLGDPIKVVDGPFTDFTGFVEEVNEEKNKVKVMVSIFGRATPVELDFLQIELEQ